Proteins from a single region of Strix uralensis isolate ZFMK-TIS-50842 chromosome 31, bStrUra1, whole genome shotgun sequence:
- the LOC141936126 gene encoding olfactory receptor 14A16-like — MSNGSSITEFLLLAFADTRELQLLHFWLFLGIYLAALLGNGLIITAIACDHHLHTPMYFFLLNLSLLDLGSISTTLPKAMANSLWDNRHISYLGCVIQVFFFLFLIGAEFYLLTIMAYDRYVAICKPLHYGTLLGSRACVHMAAAAWGSGFLYAVLHTANTFSLPLCQGNVLDQIFCEIPQILKLSCSHSYLREAGLLLASACLVFWCFVFIVVSYVQILRAVLRIPSEQGRHKAFSTCLPHLAVVSLFISTGLFAHLKPPYFSSPTLDLVVSFLYSVIPPAVNPLIYSLRNQELKDALRKLITNCYFEAINYSSSTAQQL; from the coding sequence ATGTCaaacggcagctccatcactgagttcctcctcctggcattcgcagacacacgggagctgcagctcttgcacttctggctcttcctgggcatctacctggctgccctcctgggcaacggcctcatcatcaccgccatcgcctgtgaccaccacctgcacacccccatgtacttcttcctcctcaacctctccctcctcgacctgggctccatctccaccactctccccaaagccatggccaattccctctgggacaacaggcacatctcctacttgggatgtgttatccaggtctttttctttctcttcttgattGGAGCAGAGTTTTAtctcctcaccatcatggcctatgaccgctacgttgccatctgcaaacccctgcactacgggaccctcctgggcagcagagcttgtgtccacatggcagcagctgcctggggcagtggctttctctatgctgtgctgcacacagccaacacattttcactaccactctgccaaggcaatgtccTGGACCAGatcttctgtgaaatcccccagatcctcaagctctcctgctcacactcctacctcagggaagctGGGCTTCTTCTTGCTAGTGCATGTTtagttttttggtgttttgttttcattgtggtgtcctatgtgcagatcttgagggccgtgctgaggatcccctctgagcagggacggcacaaagccttttccacgtgcctccctcacctggctgtggtctccctctttatcagcactggcctgtttgcccacctgaagcccccctacttctcctccccaaccctggaTCTGGTGGTCTCATTTCTTTACTCAGTAattcctccagcagtgaaccccctcatctatagcttgaggaaccaggagctcaaggatgccctgaggaaactgataactaattgttattttgaagcaataaaCTACTCATCTTCTACTGCACAGCAgttataa
- the LOC141936010 gene encoding olfactory receptor 14A16-like, protein MEKADVKRIFKKCRNEKWENYRGRTIALSASLHPWEDGGTCPPAAISRCFHDSEMSKCLRNLQAQGDTNEPDHASGPHTVRDQMSNSSSITEFLLLPFADTRELQLLHFWLFLGIYLAALLGNGLIITTIACDHHLHTPMYFFLLNLSLLVLGSISTTLPKAMDNSLWDNRDISYSGCAAQVFIFVFLITVEFSLLTIMSYDCYVAICKPLHYETLLGSRACVHMAAAAWGTGLLNSLLHTANIFSMLFCQGNAVDQFFCEIPQILKLSCSHSYLREVGFIMFSACLGFGCFVFIVVSYVQILRAVLRIPSEQGQHKAFSTCLPHLAVVSLFVSTGTFAYLKPPSVSSPSLDLVVSFLYSVVPPTVNPLIYSMRNQELKETLKKLIQSLFLSTINLPMSLQK, encoded by the exons atggaaaaggcagatgtcaaacGCATCTTCAAGAAGTGCAGGAACGAGAAGTGGGAGAATTATAGGGGGAGAACTATAGCCTTGTCAGcttccctccatccctgggaagatGGTGGGACAtgtcctcctgcagccatctccag ATGTTTCCATGACAGTGAAATGTCCAAGTGCCTTCGTAATCTGCAGGCTCAGGGTGATACAAATGAGCCAGATCACGCTTCAG GCCCTCATACCGTGAGGGAccaaatgtccaacagcagctccatcactgagttcctcctcctgccattcgcagacacacgggagctgcagctcttgcacttctggctcttcctgggcatctacctggctgccctcctgggcaacggcctcatcatcaccaccatcgcctgtgaccaccatctgcacacccccatgtacttcttcctcctcaacctctccctccttgtcctgggctccatctccaccactctccccaaagccatggacaattccctctgggacaacagggacatctcctactcaggatgtgctgcccaggtctttatATTTGTCTTCTTGATCACAGTAGaattttctctcctcaccatcatgtcttACGACTGctatgttgccatctgcaaacccctgcactacgagaccctcctgggcagcagagcttgtgtccacatggcagcagctgcctggggcactgggttgcTCAATtctctcttgcacacagccaacaTATTTTCAATGCTGTTCTGCCAAGgtaatgctgtggaccagttcttctgtgaaatcccccagatcctcaagctctcctgctcacactcctacctcagggaagttgggttTATTATGTttagtgcctgtttaggttttggatgttttgttttcattgtggtgtcctatgtgcagatcttgagggctgtgctgaggatcccctctgagcaggggcagcacaaagccttttccacgtgtcTCCCTCAtctggccgtggtctccctgtttgtcagcactggcacatttgcctacctgaagcccccctctgtctcctccccatccctggacctggtggtgtcatttctgtactcagtggtgcctccgacagtgaaccccctcatctacagcatgaggaaccaggagcttaaagagacattgaagaagctgattcaatcactgtttctcagcaccattaacctgcccatgtctcttcagaagtga
- the LOC141936115 gene encoding olfactory receptor 14A16-like, protein MSNGSSITEFLLLPFADTRELQLLHFWLFLGISLAALLGNSLIITAIACDHHLHTPMYFFLLNLSLLDLGSISTTLPKAMANSLLDTMAISFQGCAVQLFFFLFFISAEYFLLTVMAYDRYVAICKPLHYGTLLSNRACVHMAAAAWGTGFLYAVLHTANTFSLPLCQGNAVDQFFCEIPQILKLSCSHSYLREVGLIMVGVCVAFGCFVFIVVSYVQILRVVLRIPSEQGRHKAFSTCLPHLAVVSLFISTVMFAYLKPPSISSPSLDLVVSFLYSVVPPAVNPLIYSMRNQELKDVLRKVCVYSFFQH, encoded by the coding sequence atgtccaacggcagctccatcactgagttcctcctcctgccattcgcagacacacgggagctgcagctcttgcacttctggctcttcctgggcatctccctggctgccctcctgggcaacagcctcatcatcaccgccatcgcctgtgaccaccacctgcacacccccatgtacttcttcctcctcaacctctccctcctcgacctgggctccatctccactaccctccccaaagccatggccaactCCCTCTTGGACACCATGGCCATCTCCTTCCAAGGGTGTGCTGtacagctctttttctttctcttctttatctcagcagagtatttccttctcactgtcatggcctatgaccgctacgttgccatctgcaaacccctgcactacgggaccctcctgagcaacagagcttgtgtccacatggcagcagctgcctggggcactgggtttctctatgctgtgctgcacacggccaatacattttcactaccactctgccaaggcaatgctgtggaccagttcttctgtgaaatcccccagatcctcaaactctcctgctcacactcctacctcagggaagttgggcttatcatggttggTGTCTGTGTagcttttggatgttttgttttcattgtggtgtcctatgtgcagatcttgagggtcgtgctgaggatcccctctgagcagggacggcacaaagccttttccacttgcctccctcacctggctgtggtctccctctttatcagcactgtcatgtttgcctacctgaagcccccctccatctcctctccatccctggacctggtggtgtcatttctgtactcggtggttcctccagcagtgaaccccctcatctacagcatgaggaaccaggagctcaaGGATGTCCTGAGGAAAGTATGTGTATACTCATTTTTCCAGCATTAA